From Halomicrobium salinisoli, the proteins below share one genomic window:
- a CDS encoding endo-1,4-beta-xylanase: protein MEEGNSRSHEELDSKRDLSVDRRGYLRSVGVLGALGVGASASASTAAAQDGSDLIDYDGRAEDAEWREAADERIDEIRKTDVEVEVRNPGGNPMNDATVDVEMVDHAFDFGSAVSVSHVLGDSEDDEIYRETFLDTFNKAVIENGLKFPSFEGPWGDSKAGAKAALDWLNDNDIPTRGHYLLWEGGDTSTGGGMAIPNADELSDEEVHQRVNERIADHASDIGDQVTEWDMHNHPIWQSQFRDRENIGWGGENDFRDWWDTADENTDAELYTNEMGNVAGDFFRDAHYGFVNGLVQSGAPIDGVGFMGHVQQPNGNVTPPKEMLETYDQYSDLGLPILITEFDIQIESRDDETLVEWQTDFLRDFLTASFSHESVEGVMSWGFWAGDHWRPTGAYYDEDWTLRPHGEQFLDLVFDEWWTDETGQTASDGRYGTRAFKGDYRISAEKGDLSGETTATVDDDTDTVVVELTPPGKN, encoded by the coding sequence ATGGAAGAGGGGAACTCTCGTTCGCACGAAGAACTGGACAGCAAACGCGACCTGTCGGTCGACCGCCGCGGCTACCTGCGATCGGTCGGGGTGCTGGGTGCGCTCGGCGTGGGTGCGTCAGCGAGCGCGTCGACCGCCGCGGCGCAGGACGGTTCGGATCTGATCGACTACGACGGCCGCGCCGAGGACGCCGAGTGGCGCGAGGCCGCCGACGAACGCATCGACGAGATCCGGAAGACGGACGTCGAGGTCGAAGTCCGCAATCCCGGCGGCAACCCGATGAACGACGCCACGGTCGACGTCGAGATGGTCGACCACGCGTTCGACTTCGGCAGCGCCGTCTCCGTCAGCCACGTCCTCGGCGACAGCGAGGACGACGAAATCTATCGGGAGACGTTCCTGGACACCTTCAACAAGGCCGTCATCGAGAACGGGCTGAAGTTCCCGTCCTTCGAGGGCCCCTGGGGCGACAGCAAGGCGGGCGCCAAGGCGGCGCTCGACTGGCTCAACGACAACGACATCCCGACGCGCGGGCACTACCTCCTGTGGGAAGGGGGCGACACCAGCACCGGCGGCGGGATGGCCATCCCGAACGCCGACGAACTCTCGGACGAGGAAGTCCACCAGAGGGTCAACGAGCGCATCGCGGACCACGCGTCCGACATCGGCGACCAGGTGACCGAGTGGGACATGCACAACCACCCCATCTGGCAGAGCCAGTTCCGCGACCGGGAGAATATCGGCTGGGGCGGCGAGAACGACTTCCGGGACTGGTGGGACACGGCCGACGAGAACACCGACGCCGAGCTCTACACCAACGAGATGGGCAACGTCGCCGGCGACTTCTTCCGCGACGCCCACTACGGCTTCGTCAACGGGCTCGTCCAGAGCGGCGCCCCCATCGACGGCGTCGGCTTCATGGGCCACGTCCAGCAGCCCAACGGCAACGTGACGCCGCCCAAGGAGATGCTCGAGACGTACGACCAGTACTCAGACCTCGGCCTCCCGATCCTCATCACCGAGTTCGACATCCAGATCGAGAGCCGCGACGACGAGACGCTGGTCGAGTGGCAGACCGACTTCCTGCGTGACTTCCTGACGGCGTCGTTCAGCCACGAGTCCGTCGAGGGCGTCATGTCCTGGGGCTTCTGGGCCGGCGACCACTGGCGGCCGACCGGCGCGTACTACGACGAGGACTGGACGCTCCGCCCGCACGGCGAGCAGTTCCTCGACCTGGTCTTCGACGAATGGTGGACCGACGAGACAGGCCAGACTGCAAGCGACGGCCGCTACGGCACGCGCGCCTTCAAGGGCGACTACCGGATCTCCGCCGAGAAGG